A single Acidimicrobiales bacterium DNA region contains:
- a CDS encoding CoA transferase, which translates to MTAPLSSLRVVECSMLGPGAITTPLADLGADVVKVEPPQGDYVREMTWPIVDGVSLMHLQLSRGKRSVVLDLRTEGGKSVFLDLVRGADAVVEAMRPGGLARRGLGFEQLSAVNPRIVFCTISGYGMTGPYRDLPSHGIAYDTWAGVVTPERTPEGFPGIPEHVSIGINAGPLYGALAILAGVTNARATGQGSQLEVAQSDAAAAMDWLRSSTWRAYERPESEVTGNKSDDYERRPPGTAGMRDGVRYQIYESADGYVMLMASEQAFWKSFCDGVGRPDLFERWPGSKFADHAKGNLELRAILAKVFAERSTEAWVDFAGEHNVPIAPVNSPKTLADDPQFLDRMSWLPASELGADMLPNPIKVVGEALATPTMAPTLGQHTDEVLTTVLGYDEARIAELRASGALG; encoded by the coding sequence GACCCGGAGCTATCACCACTCCTCTGGCTGACCTCGGGGCAGATGTCGTGAAGGTCGAGCCGCCGCAGGGCGACTATGTCCGCGAGATGACCTGGCCCATCGTCGACGGGGTCTCGCTGATGCATCTGCAGCTCAGCCGGGGGAAGCGCAGCGTCGTGCTCGACCTCCGCACGGAGGGGGGGAAGAGCGTCTTCCTCGACCTGGTACGAGGAGCTGATGCCGTCGTGGAGGCCATGCGGCCTGGCGGGCTGGCCCGTCGCGGTCTGGGCTTCGAGCAGCTGAGCGCGGTGAATCCACGCATCGTCTTCTGCACGATCTCCGGGTACGGCATGACGGGCCCGTACCGTGACCTGCCCAGCCACGGCATCGCGTACGACACCTGGGCGGGGGTCGTCACCCCAGAGCGCACCCCGGAGGGCTTTCCCGGCATCCCCGAGCACGTCTCGATCGGGATCAACGCCGGGCCCCTCTACGGCGCCCTCGCCATCCTGGCCGGCGTGACCAACGCCCGGGCCACCGGCCAGGGGAGCCAGCTCGAGGTTGCGCAGTCCGACGCCGCCGCAGCCATGGACTGGCTTCGCAGCTCGACCTGGCGGGCCTATGAACGGCCCGAGTCCGAGGTCACGGGCAACAAGTCAGACGACTACGAGCGCCGGCCCCCGGGCACGGCTGGCATGCGCGACGGGGTCCGGTACCAGATCTACGAGTCGGCTGACGGGTACGTGATGCTGATGGCGTCCGAGCAGGCCTTCTGGAAGTCGTTCTGTGACGGCGTGGGTCGTCCTGACCTGTTCGAGCGATGGCCAGGTTCGAAGTTCGCCGACCACGCCAAGGGAAATCTCGAGCTGCGGGCCATCCTCGCCAAGGTGTTCGCGGAGCGCAGCACCGAGGCCTGGGTGGACTTCGCCGGGGAGCACAACGTGCCCATCGCCCCGGTCAACTCGCCGAAGACCCTCGCTGACGATCCGCAGTTCCTGGACCGCATGTCGTGGCTCCCGGCGTCCGAGCTCGGTGCGGACATGCTTCCCAACCCCATCAAAGTCGTCGGCGAGGCGCTCGCCACCCCCACCATGGCACCGACGCTCGGCCAGCACACCGACGAGGTCCTGACCACCGTGCTCGGCTACGACGAGGCCCGCATCGCCGAGCTCCGCGCCTCTGGTGCCTTGGGGTAG